One region of Citrus sinensis cultivar Valencia sweet orange chromosome 6, DVS_A1.0, whole genome shotgun sequence genomic DNA includes:
- the LOC102619318 gene encoding uncharacterized protein LOC102619318 isoform X2 — MDENISNLSKSLGCFCNHLEGSCQALKESVQRRPIPLDSASSTFVQCLSRRVTCLTSDVNLLDSMSFGTVSFEELLGHCSEVYKNNQTNLLELQDRLKGFGYVPELEVDDEDEDSSLSTTFGLGSKDGVDARSPASVARSFMKSLDEDPLLDESLSLKNLGLSDVCLATLASEGDNKTDDPDIGIQKPMKSYGDKLDMKDQCQRAAKIKGEQKDKPKSFEASGPIIKDLLAAVDKINSSLSQKERAKGYSYFLQDEITSLGLGPKARVYLLLLMRLNRLVVETIDGVISYRLC, encoded by the exons atggacgaaaatatctcaaatctGAGCAAAAGCTTAGGATGTTTCTGCAATCATCTTGAAGGTAGCTGCCAAGCTTTAAAGGAATCGGTCCAGCGGCGTCCGATTCCTCTGGATTCAGCGTCGTCGACGTTCGTACAATGCCTGAGCCGCCGCGTCACATGCCTCACCAGCGATGTGAATTTGCTCGACTCGATGTCCTTCGGTACGGTGTCGTTTGAGGAGTTGTTAGGACACTGCAGTGAAGTTTAcaaaaacaaccaaacaaatCTTCTTGAGCTCCAGGATCGCCTCAAAGGCTTCGGTTATGTTCCCG AACTTGaggttgatgatgaagatgaggaTTCCAGTTTGTCGACAACATTTGGGTTAGGTTCAAAGGATGGTGTGGATGCACGGTCACCTGCTTCTGTGGCACGATCGTTCATGAAGAGCTTGGATGAGGACCCTCT ACTTGATGAATCACTGAGTTTAAAGAACCTTGGGCTTTCAGATGTTTGTCTCGCCACTTTAGCATCTGAAG GTGACAATAAGACTGATGATCCAGATATCGGTATTCAAAAACCAATGAA ATCTTATGGGGACAAACTGGACATGAAGGATCAGTGTCAACGTGCTGCAAAAATTAAAG GTGAACAGAAAGACAAGCCAAAGTCATTTGAAGCTTCTGGCCCCATAATAAAG GATCTGCTGGCTGCTGTTGATAAGATCAACTCAAGCTTGAGCCAGAAAGAGAGAGCCAAAGGATATAGCTATTTTCTTCAGGATGAAATTACATCTCTGGGATTAG GGCCTAAAGCTAGGGTTTATCTGCTGCTTCTCATGCGTTTGAATCGGCTTGTTGTTGAGACTATTGATGGTGTGATATCCTACCGACTTTGTTAA
- the LOC102619318 gene encoding uncharacterized protein LOC102619318 isoform X1: MDENISNLSKSLGCFCNHLEGSCQALKESVQRRPIPLDSASSTFVQCLSRRVTCLTSDVNLLDSMSFGTVSFEELLGHCSEVYKNNQTNLLELQDRLKGFGYVPELEVDDEDEDSSLSTTFGLGSKDGVDARSPASVARSFMKSLDEDPLLDESLSLKNLGLSDVCLATLASEGDNKTDDPDIGIQKPMKSYGDKLDMKDQCQRAAKIKGEQKDKPKSFEASGPIIKVSKVDYESLPSYMKSLAPWEDLLAAVDKINSSLSQKERAKGYSYFLQDEITSLGLGPKARVYLLLLMRLNRLVVETIDGVISYRLC, encoded by the exons atggacgaaaatatctcaaatctGAGCAAAAGCTTAGGATGTTTCTGCAATCATCTTGAAGGTAGCTGCCAAGCTTTAAAGGAATCGGTCCAGCGGCGTCCGATTCCTCTGGATTCAGCGTCGTCGACGTTCGTACAATGCCTGAGCCGCCGCGTCACATGCCTCACCAGCGATGTGAATTTGCTCGACTCGATGTCCTTCGGTACGGTGTCGTTTGAGGAGTTGTTAGGACACTGCAGTGAAGTTTAcaaaaacaaccaaacaaatCTTCTTGAGCTCCAGGATCGCCTCAAAGGCTTCGGTTATGTTCCCG AACTTGaggttgatgatgaagatgaggaTTCCAGTTTGTCGACAACATTTGGGTTAGGTTCAAAGGATGGTGTGGATGCACGGTCACCTGCTTCTGTGGCACGATCGTTCATGAAGAGCTTGGATGAGGACCCTCT ACTTGATGAATCACTGAGTTTAAAGAACCTTGGGCTTTCAGATGTTTGTCTCGCCACTTTAGCATCTGAAG GTGACAATAAGACTGATGATCCAGATATCGGTATTCAAAAACCAATGAA ATCTTATGGGGACAAACTGGACATGAAGGATCAGTGTCAACGTGCTGCAAAAATTAAAG GTGAACAGAAAGACAAGCCAAAGTCATTTGAAGCTTCTGGCCCCATAATAAAGGTATCAAAAGTTGATTATGAAAGCCTTCCTTCCTACATGAAGAGCCTAGCACCATGGGAG GATCTGCTGGCTGCTGTTGATAAGATCAACTCAAGCTTGAGCCAGAAAGAGAGAGCCAAAGGATATAGCTATTTTCTTCAGGATGAAATTACATCTCTGGGATTAG GGCCTAAAGCTAGGGTTTATCTGCTGCTTCTCATGCGTTTGAATCGGCTTGTTGTTGAGACTATTGATGGTGTGATATCCTACCGACTTTGTTAA
- the LOC102619605 gene encoding ubiquitin C-terminal hydrolase 12 has protein sequence MTMMTPPPLDQEEEEMLVPHSDIVEGPQPMEVVSQVEPASTVENQQVEDPPTMKFTWTIENFSRLNTKKHYSDVFVVGGYKWRILIFPKGNNVDHLSMYLDVADSGTLPYGWSRYAQFSLAVVNQIHSKYSIRKDTQHQFNARESDWGFTSFMPLGDLYDPSRGYLVNDSVVVEAEVAVRKVLDYWSYDSKKETGYVGLKNQGATCYMNSLLQTLYHIPYFRKAVYHMPTTENDLPSGSIPLALQSLFYKLQYNDTSVATKELTKSFGWDTYDSFMQHDVQELNRVLCEKLEDKMKGTVVEGTIQQLFEGHHMNYIECINVDYKSTRKESFYDLQLDVKGCRDVYASFDKYVEVERLEGDNKYHAEEHGLQDAKKGVLFIDFPPVLQLQLKRFEYDFMRDAMVKINDRYEFPLQLDLDRENGKYLSPDADRSVRNLYTLHSVLVHSGGVHGGHYYAFIRPTLSDQWYKFDDERVTKEDVKRALEEQYGGEEELPPTNPGFNNTPFKFTKYSNAYMLVYIRESDKDKIICNVDEKDIAEHLRIRLKKEQEEKEDKRRYKAQAHLYTIIKVARDEDLAEQIGRDIYFDLVDHDKVRSFRVQKQTSFMAFKEEIAKEFGIPIQLQRFWIWAKRQNHTYRPNRPLLPQEEAQTVGQLREVSNKTHTAELRLFLEVEFGPDLHPIAPPDKSKDDILLFFKLYDPEKGELRYVGRLFLKSSSKPIEILRKLNQMAGFDPDEEIELYEEIKFEPCVMCEHLDKRTSFRLSQIEDGDIICFQKSPPLESEQECRYPDVPSFLEYVHNRQIVRFRALDRPKEDAFCLELSKQHSYDEVVERVARKIGLDDPSKIRLTPHNCYSQQPKPQPIKYRGVEHLSDMLVHYNQTSDILYYEVLDIPLPELQGLKNLKVAFHHATKDEVVIHNIRLPKQSTVGDVINELKTKVELSHPNAELRLLEVFYHKIYKIFAPNEKIENINDQYWTLRAEEIPEEEKNLGPNDRLIHVYHFTKESAQNQMQVQNFGEPFFLVIHEGETLAEVKERIQRKLQVLDEEFSKWKFAFLSLGRPEYLADTDTVFNRFQRRDVYGAWEQYLGLEHSDNAPKRAYSVNQNRHTYEKPVKIYN, from the exons CAAGAAGAGGAGGAGATGCTTGTGCCGCATTCGGACATAGTCGAGGGTCCTCAGCCAATGGAAG TGGTTTCGCAAGTGGAGCCGGCTAGTACTGTGGAGAATCAGCAAGTGGAAGATCCTCCTACAATGAAATTCACTTGGACTATAGAGAATTTCTCTAGATTGAATACCAAGAAACATTATTCTGATGTATTTGTCGTTGGCGGTTACAAATG GCGGATACTTATTTTCCCAAAGGGAAACAATGTGGACCACTTGTCTATGTATTTGGATGTTGCCGACTCTGGAACATTGCCATACGGATGGAGTAGATATGCACAGTTTAGTCTGGCTGTAGTTAACCAAATTCATTCCAAATATTCAATCAGAAAGG ATACTCAACATCAATTCAATGCAAGAGAGAGTGATTGGGGTTTCACATCCTTTATGCCACTTGGTGATCTTTATGACCCTAGTAGAGGATATTTGGTGAACGATAGTGTTGTCGTTGAAGCTGAGGTTGCTGTTCGTAAAGTCCTGGATTATTGGTCATACGACTCGAAAAAGGAGACTGGTTATGTTGGACTTAAGAATCAAGGAGCAACCTGTTACATGAATTCTCTCTTGCAGACTTTGTACCATATACCTTACTTCAGAAAA GCCGTGTACCACATGCCGACAACTGAAAATGATTTGCCTTCAGGAAGCATTCCTTTAGCTCTGCagagtttattttataagctTCAGTATAATGACACCAGCGTTGCAACAAAGGAATTGACCAAATCATTTGGTTGGGATACATATGATTCTTTCATGCAACATGATGTACAGGAACTTAATAGGGTCTTGTGTGAAAAACTTGAAGACAAAATGAAG GGAACTGTTGTGGAAGGGACAATTCAGCAGTTATTTGAAGGTCACCATATGAATTATATCGAGTGCATAAATGTGGACTACAAGTCTACAAGAAAGGAAtcattttatg ACCTCCAACTTGATGTCAAAGGCTGTAGAGATGTCTATGCTTCTTTTGACAAGTATGTTGAAGTTGAGCGTCTGGAGGGTGATAATAAATACCATGCCGAAGAACATGGCTTACAG GATGCCAAGAAGGGAgtcttatttattgattttcctCCTGTGCTTCAACTCCAGTTGAAGCGGTTTGAGTATGATTTTATGCGAGATGCTATGGTGAAG ATAAATGACCGCTATGAGTTTCCTCTTCAACTTGACCTTGATAGAGAGAATGGGAAGTATCTATCACCAGATGCAGATAGGAGTGTCCGCAATCTTTACACGCTTCACAG TGTCTTGGTTCACAGCGGAGGGGTACACGGTGGGCATTATTATGCTTTTATCAGGCCAACACTCTCTGATCAGTG GTACAAATTTGATGATGAGCGGGTAACCAAAGAAGATGTGAAGAGGGCTTTGGAAGAGCAGTATGGTGGTGAAGAAGAG TTGCCACCGACCAATCCTGGTTTCAATAACACTCCTTTTAAGTTCACAAAATACTCAAATGCATACATGCTTGTGTACATACGTGAAAGTGATAAGGacaaaataatatgtaatgTTGATGAGAAGGACATTGCTGAACACCTGAGG ATAAGGTTAAAGAAAGAACAGGAAGAGAAGGAGGACAAGAGAAGATATAAAGCACAAGCCCATCTTTACACTATCATCAAG GTTGCACGAGATGAGGACCTTGCAGAGCAGATTGGAAGGGATATATATTTTGACCTGGTGGATCATGACAAAGTTCGTAGTTTCCGTGTTCAGAAACAAACGTCATTTATGGCTTTTAAG GAGGAAATTGCCAAAGAGTTTGGTATACCAATACAGCTTCAGCGTTTTTGGATTTGGGCAAAGCGTCAAAATCATACATATCGTCCCAATAGACCATTGCTACCCCAGGAGGAAGCACAAACT GTTGGACAATTGAGAGAGGTTTCAAATAAGACGCACACCGCCGAACTAAGGTTGTTCTTGGAAGTAGAGTTTGGGCCG GATCTACATCCTATTGCTCCACCTGATAAATCTAAAGATGACATTCTGCTTTTCTTCAAGCTTTATGATCCCGAGAAAGGAGAACTTCG ATATGTTGGTAGGCTTTTTTTAAAGAGTTCCAGTAAGCCAATAGAAATTTTGAGGAAGCTAAATCAAATGGCTGGCTTTGATCCTGATGAAGAAATAGAACTCTATGAG GAAATCAAGTTTGAGCCGTGTGTTATGTGTGAACATCTTGATAAGAGGACCTCATTCCGGTTAAGTCAG ATTGAAGATGGAGATATCATCTGCTTTCAGAAATCTCCTCCGCTCGAAAGTGAACAAGAATGCCGATATCCAGATGTGCCTTCATTTTTGGAATACGTGCATAACCGGCAG ATTGTCCGTTTTCGAGCTTTGGACAGACCAAAAGAAGATGCTTTTTGTCTAGAGTT GTCTAAGCAACATAGTTATGATGAGGTTGTGGAAAGAGTGGCTCGAAAAATTGGTTTGGATGATCCATCCAAAATCAGGCTCACTCCTCATAACTGCTACTCACAGCAACCTAAGCCTCAACCCATTAAATATCGAGGAGTTGAGCATCTGTCAGACATGTTAGTACACTACAATCAG ACCTCTGACATTTTGTACTACGAAGTTTTAGATATTCCTCTTCCTGAATTGCAAGGTTTGAAAAATCTGAAAGTTGCATTCCATCATGCTACCAAGGATGAG GTGGTAATTCACAACATTAGATTACCCAAACAGAGCACTGTAGGTGATGTGATTAATGAACTTAAAACAAAG GTGGAATTATCCCATCCAAATGCAGAACTAAGATTGCTTGAAGTTTTCTATCACAAGATATATAAG ATCTTTGCCCCCAatgaaaaaatagagaatataaatgaTCAATACTGGACCCTTCGTGCAGAGGAG ATCCCAGAGGAAGAGAAGAACCTTGGTCCCAACGATCGCTTGATTCATGTTTACCACTTTACGAAAGAGTCTGCACAGAATCAAATG caagtacaaaattttggggaaccatttttcttggttatccATGAAGGTGAAACATTAGCCGAAGTTAAAGAGCGCATACAAAGGAAATTGCAAGTTCTTGATGAGGAGTTCTCTAAG TGGAAGTTTGCTTTCTTATCACTGGGTCGCCCAGAGTACCTTGCGGATACTGACACTGTTTTCAACCGTTTTCag AGACGAGACGTTTATGGTGCTTGGGAACAGTACCTTGGGCTGGAGCATTCTGATAATGCTCCCAAGAGAGCTTATTCCGTAAATCAG AACCGGCACACATATGAGAAGCCCGTCAAAATATACAACTAA